A genomic segment from Saprospiraceae bacterium encodes:
- a CDS encoding sugar transferase, giving the protein MVLLQTLFTSYPQTLEQTVPISFVKLFKKWVNLEEGEQPIVVETVSELDQLHANLKNPSEKAKEKCIISLKQVNNIRFVNKFFESANQKLEIGGHLFGFVETADQRHQRLVNKYPSPINKAYCTLDYWVKRVWPKMPYLKHYYFLMTGGRNRVISEMETYGRLYSCGFRLVESKEVDGKLYFVAKKVGGPDYNKEATYGPLIKLKRVGKNGKLIKVLKFRTMYPYSEYIQEFIYERNGLGDGAKFKDDPRVNSAGHFMRKYWLDELPMLINLVKGDVKIFGVRPISRHYFSLYSEEFQAYRNKFKPGLIPPVYVEIPNSVEDTALIEERYLRAYEKQPLLTDLRYMGRFIKNILFKKVRSH; this is encoded by the coding sequence ATGGTTTTATTACAAACACTATTTACCAGTTACCCACAAACACTGGAACAAACAGTACCAATTAGTTTTGTTAAACTGTTTAAGAAATGGGTGAACTTGGAAGAAGGGGAACAACCAATAGTAGTGGAAACGGTTTCAGAATTGGACCAACTCCACGCTAACCTTAAAAACCCAAGTGAAAAAGCAAAAGAAAAGTGTATTATCAGCCTCAAGCAGGTTAATAATATTCGCTTTGTCAACAAATTTTTCGAATCGGCTAATCAGAAGCTTGAAATTGGCGGCCATTTGTTTGGCTTTGTGGAGACGGCAGACCAGCGCCATCAGCGTTTAGTTAATAAGTATCCTAGTCCAATTAACAAAGCTTATTGTACGCTTGATTATTGGGTCAAACGGGTTTGGCCAAAAATGCCCTATCTAAAGCATTACTACTTCCTGATGACGGGAGGGCGAAATCGGGTGATTTCAGAAATGGAAACCTATGGGAGATTGTATTCCTGCGGCTTTCGTTTGGTAGAGTCTAAGGAAGTAGATGGTAAGCTTTATTTTGTGGCCAAAAAGGTTGGAGGGCCAGATTACAACAAAGAAGCTACATATGGCCCCTTGATCAAACTGAAGAGGGTTGGCAAAAATGGAAAGCTCATTAAGGTCCTGAAATTCCGTACGATGTATCCTTATTCAGAGTATATTCAGGAGTTTATATATGAGCGAAACGGATTAGGTGACGGTGCCAAATTCAAAGACGACCCAAGGGTTAACTCCGCTGGGCACTTTATGCGAAAATATTGGTTGGATGAATTGCCTATGCTCATCAACCTGGTAAAAGGAGATGTGAAAATATTTGGCGTGAGACCTATTAGCCGCCATTACTTTAGCCTGTATAGTGAAGAGTTTCAGGCTTACCGCAACAAATTTAAACCTGGCTTAATTCCTCCTGTTTACGTAGAGATTCCAAATAGTGTAGAAGATACCGCCCTAATTGAGGAACGTTATTTGCGTGCCTACGAAAAGCAACCGCTATTGACAGATCTGCGGTATATGGGTAGGTTTATAAAAAATATTTTATTCAAAAAAGTAAGAAGCCATTAA
- a CDS encoding sterol desaturase family protein, with protein MKHNRLTSIWDFLYQTLEKVFKPIEKIAHQYVLLPFRWLLSLIDPLSYAIEGTLFKRILQVTIYPLFMGLTLFIGFRLVENGFTSRSFLGTIIMFLIFGLIFAPLERLIPFSRKWLDDKDMPIDVMMFFGGKFWGDYINQPLRIATIAVVVQQISPTIGQAIWPSYLHPVLQVFLLLSINDFFRYWYHRWMHENEFMWRWHAVHHSSERLYWFNGTRSHPLEGLVSSFLWAIPLAFVKAPVAIVFVTGLLGRTIGRFQHTNMDLKLGPFDYIFSSPKNHRYHHSRKLEEGNSNYGGDVIFWDILFGTFYLPKGEEPSDDIGIADMPNYPQSFVGLMLAPFTYGRLKKEADQLAIKRGEKEKV; from the coding sequence ATGAAGCATAACCGTTTGACTTCCATTTGGGATTTCTTGTATCAAACCTTAGAAAAGGTATTTAAGCCGATTGAAAAAATTGCTCACCAGTATGTATTATTGCCTTTTCGCTGGCTTTTATCGCTCATAGATCCTTTGAGTTATGCCATAGAAGGAACGCTTTTCAAGAGGATATTGCAGGTCACTATTTATCCTTTGTTCATGGGTTTAACCTTGTTCATAGGGTTTCGCTTAGTCGAAAATGGCTTTACTAGCCGTAGTTTTTTGGGTACCATTATCATGTTTTTGATTTTTGGGCTCATTTTTGCTCCACTTGAAAGATTGATCCCTTTTAGTCGAAAATGGTTGGACGATAAGGACATGCCCATTGATGTCATGATGTTTTTTGGCGGCAAATTTTGGGGAGACTACATCAACCAGCCTTTGCGAATTGCGACGATAGCCGTGGTTGTCCAACAAATATCTCCGACCATAGGGCAAGCCATTTGGCCTAGTTATTTACATCCTGTTCTTCAGGTGTTTCTTTTGTTGTCTATCAATGACTTTTTCCGCTATTGGTATCATCGCTGGATGCACGAAAATGAATTTATGTGGCGTTGGCATGCGGTGCATCATTCTTCCGAGCGCCTCTATTGGTTTAATGGAACCCGCTCTCACCCTCTAGAAGGCTTGGTATCCAGCTTTCTTTGGGCCATCCCCTTGGCTTTTGTTAAGGCCCCGGTAGCCATTGTATTTGTAACGGGATTGTTGGGGCGAACCATTGGTCGTTTTCAGCACACCAATATGGACTTAAAACTTGGTCCTTTTGACTATATTTTCTCTTCTCCTAAAAATCACCGCTATCACCATTCAAGGAAGCTAGAAGAAGGCAATTCTAATTATGGGGGAGATGTTATTTTCTGGGACATTCTCTTTGGTACTTTTTATTTACCCAAAGGGGAAGAGCCTAGCGATGATATAGGGATTGCAGATATGCCCAATTACCCGCAATCCTTCGTTGGCCTAATGTTGGCTCCTTTCACTTATGGCCGATTAAAAAAAGAGGCAGATCAACTGGCTATAAAAAGAGGAGAAAAAGAAAAAGTATAA
- a CDS encoding formyltransferase family protein yields MKLFDNIAVFGCKATTRFLLENLELPFRISHLITIDPVQGEKHQVADYFDSKAIAEEKGIEVYQAKYYSLRSKTDQSHINSLHIDLAFVMGWQRLIPGEILSGLKIGAFGMHGSSMNLPLGRGRSPMNWSIMEGRQAFYTNLFRYDPGVDSGDIMDTFKFQVTDHDTAETMHLKNTLAMKFLIERNIDRLVRNDFKVYAQENTITPTYYPKRSPEDSLINWNQEVYALERFIRAVTRPFNGAFTFIGDQKIIILAAQVFDLNDFGYENAKAGTIVAVFESGKFLVKCFGGLLLVNAYETTLQIEKGMFFHNNGQAIKNFDRNELGFFDVTED; encoded by the coding sequence ATGAAACTGTTTGATAATATTGCTGTTTTTGGTTGCAAAGCGACTACCCGCTTTCTCTTAGAAAACCTTGAGCTCCCATTTCGCATTAGTCATTTAATTACGATTGATCCTGTGCAAGGTGAAAAGCACCAGGTGGCGGATTATTTCGATAGCAAGGCTATTGCAGAAGAAAAAGGAATCGAAGTTTATCAGGCAAAATATTATTCCCTCAGAAGCAAAACGGATCAATCTCATATCAATAGCCTCCATATTGACCTTGCTTTTGTCATGGGTTGGCAAAGACTGATTCCTGGCGAAATCCTTAGCGGATTAAAGATTGGGGCTTTCGGAATGCATGGAAGTTCTATGAACTTGCCACTTGGCAGAGGGCGTTCCCCTATGAACTGGTCTATAATGGAGGGCAGACAAGCCTTTTATACCAACCTTTTTCGATATGACCCCGGTGTCGATTCTGGGGATATTATGGACACCTTCAAGTTTCAAGTGACCGATCATGATACGGCGGAGACGATGCACCTTAAGAATACCCTGGCGATGAAATTCCTGATAGAGCGAAATATTGATCGGTTGGTGCGGAACGATTTTAAGGTGTACGCTCAGGAAAACACCATCACGCCAACGTATTATCCCAAACGCAGCCCCGAAGACAGCCTCATCAATTGGAACCAGGAGGTATATGCATTGGAGCGATTCATCCGCGCGGTCACCCGACCATTTAACGGTGCTTTTACTTTTATTGGAGACCAAAAAATCATTATCCTGGCTGCGCAGGTATTTGACTTAAATGATTTTGGCTATGAAAATGCCAAAGCGGGAACCATTGTTGCCGTTTTTGAAAGCGGAAAATTCCTGGTCAAATGCTTTGGCGGTTTACTGTTGGTGAATGCTTATGAAACAACGCTCCAAATTGAAAAGGGAATGTTTTTTCATAATAATGGCCAAGCCATTAAAAATTTCGACCGAAATGAGCTTGGCTTTTTCGATGTGACCGAAGACTAA
- a CDS encoding DUF1800 family protein — protein MNPIAKTAPLQGSRKRTLSVSPPTLLGSLAPYEGPWTFQHASHLLRRCMFGPTYTQLKWSAEKGLSDTLDQLFEETGPASPPLNPDYGSDPTVDIGETWVNAPYNGNLNAQMSYREKSILAWTVGTVFEEGISIREKLTVFWHNHIPLSAIEDPKYVYKYITTFRDRAWGDFREIIKKITIDPAMLIYLNGNQNKKGSPNENYARELLELFTIGKGPFAGPGDYTNYTEHDIMEIARILSGWKDFGFTTESDSGEIYSFFKLSNHDTGTKTLSHRFNNATIDNLGDQEYAKLIDIIFQQDEVARHICRKLYRWFVFYEIDEEAETKVIQPMADILIDNDYAIKPALMALLSSQHFFEEKFQGVMIKNPMDFLASIFKPLKIEISQPLDQKYDSWYRLFRFIEETQMEFYSIPDVAGWQAYYREPLYYRLWVSASTLPVRMNLTDTLIDNGLFPFQANGKKMKIDPLKLINEIDNPNDPNAVVSEFAAILFPKPLKPEVAARLKGILIPGLPDFEWTAEYGSYAENPNNSSLANSVSNKLKNLLRTMLSMPEFYLS, from the coding sequence ATGAATCCAATTGCTAAAACTGCCCCCCTTCAAGGCAGTAGGAAACGAACGCTAAGTGTTAGCCCTCCCACTTTATTGGGTAGTTTGGCCCCTTATGAAGGTCCGTGGACCTTTCAGCATGCCTCGCACTTGCTGCGTCGCTGCATGTTTGGGCCGACCTACACACAGTTAAAATGGTCGGCTGAAAAAGGACTTTCTGACACCCTCGATCAGCTTTTTGAAGAGACAGGGCCTGCCAGCCCTCCCTTGAATCCTGATTATGGTAGTGATCCTACGGTAGACATCGGTGAAACATGGGTCAATGCACCCTACAATGGAAATTTAAATGCTCAAATGAGTTATCGGGAGAAAAGTATTCTCGCCTGGACCGTTGGTACTGTCTTTGAGGAAGGGATTTCTATCCGAGAAAAATTAACGGTCTTTTGGCACAACCACATCCCGCTTAGCGCTATTGAAGACCCCAAGTATGTCTATAAGTACATCACTACTTTCCGGGATAGAGCCTGGGGGGATTTCCGAGAAATCATTAAGAAGATCACCATCGACCCGGCGATGTTAATTTACTTGAATGGGAACCAGAACAAAAAAGGCTCCCCCAATGAAAATTATGCAAGGGAATTGTTAGAGCTATTCACTATTGGAAAAGGCCCATTTGCTGGTCCTGGAGATTATACCAATTACACGGAGCACGACATCATGGAAATTGCCCGAATTCTTTCAGGTTGGAAAGATTTTGGGTTTACTACCGAAAGTGATAGTGGAGAAATTTATTCCTTCTTCAAACTATCTAATCATGATACGGGTACGAAAACCCTTTCCCATCGGTTTAATAATGCTACCATAGATAACTTAGGAGACCAGGAATATGCCAAGCTCATTGATATTATTTTCCAGCAGGACGAGGTGGCACGCCATATCTGCCGTAAGCTGTATAGGTGGTTTGTTTTCTATGAGATTGACGAAGAGGCCGAAACGAAAGTCATTCAGCCCATGGCGGATATTTTAATTGATAATGATTATGCGATCAAGCCAGCCTTAATGGCCTTATTAAGCAGTCAGCATTTTTTTGAGGAAAAGTTTCAAGGAGTGATGATAAAAAACCCTATGGACTTTCTTGCTTCCATTTTCAAACCGCTAAAAATCGAGATTTCCCAACCACTTGATCAAAAATACGACTCTTGGTACCGGCTGTTTCGATTTATTGAAGAAACCCAGATGGAGTTTTATAGCATCCCAGATGTAGCGGGCTGGCAAGCCTATTACCGCGAACCTTTATATTACCGACTGTGGGTGAGTGCCTCTACCCTACCTGTCCGAATGAATCTAACGGATACCTTGATCGACAATGGCCTTTTTCCTTTCCAGGCCAACGGAAAGAAAATGAAAATCGATCCTTTGAAATTGATCAATGAAATCGACAATCCAAATGATCCGAATGCCGTTGTTAGTGAATTCGCGGCTATACTTTTCCCTAAGCCGTTGAAACCAGAAGTTGCCGCTAGACTAAAGGGTATCCTCATTCCAGGTTTGCCCGATTTTGAATGGACGGCAGAGTATGGCTCTTATGCCGAAAATCCCAATAATTCTAGTTTAGCAAATTCTGTGTCCAACAAACTCAAAAACCTCCTTCGCACGATGCTAAGTATGCCCGAATTTTATTTGAGTTAA
- a CDS encoding CPBP family glutamic-type intramembrane protease, with the protein MLDQIFIKGWEINILLYGVVFLLGQYLVYKIIFRSLIGSPKSFYWGDIKHWNRKASFIGAVIFAPLFEEVMFTYLAYTTFLQYSLAGMEGVVVVFVASFFAILHFPGDFRQMGYRLNPWTIYLLIRFQLHRFFFSLAAFFIYQSWGYLLVTICLHYFINAIVSLYNFDLEDEPYAFEKNDGRLLLIRFINIGLAASGTYFFFIQYPDYGLYLIPFAAFTLLDYLYWQLKKTN; encoded by the coding sequence GTGTTAGATCAAATATTTATTAAAGGCTGGGAAATAAACATACTCCTGTATGGGGTGGTCTTCTTATTGGGGCAATACCTGGTTTATAAAATCATTTTTCGTTCCCTGATTGGAAGCCCAAAGTCATTTTATTGGGGGGATATCAAGCATTGGAATCGAAAAGCATCTTTCATTGGAGCAGTCATCTTTGCCCCCTTGTTTGAAGAAGTTATGTTCACTTATTTGGCCTATACGACTTTTCTTCAGTATTCCTTAGCAGGTATGGAAGGTGTGGTGGTTGTTTTTGTGGCATCTTTCTTTGCTATTTTGCATTTCCCAGGTGACTTTCGTCAAATGGGATATCGACTTAATCCATGGACGATATACCTGTTAATCAGGTTCCAGTTACATCGCTTTTTTTTCTCCTTAGCTGCTTTTTTTATTTATCAATCTTGGGGATATTTATTGGTGACCATCTGCTTGCATTATTTCATCAATGCTATTGTCTCTTTATATAATTTCGATTTGGAAGATGAACCCTATGCTTTTGAGAAAAATGACGGTCGGCTTTTATTAATTCGGTTCATTAACATAGGTTTGGCTGCTTCAGGGACGTATTTCTTTTTTATTCAATACCCTGATTATGGTTTATACTTGATCCCTTTCGCGGCATTTACCCTATTGGATTACCTCTACTGGCAGTTGAAAAAGACTAACTGA
- a CDS encoding FAD-dependent oxidoreductase, giving the protein MKKPTAYLFFFFCFFLPQLIFGQNDFLLEAESFLDQGGWVNDPQFIEQMGSPYLMAHGMGKPVKSAKTSVIIKKKGTYHVWARTKNWVPGDWEAPGRFNLSVNDIVLENTLGLNPSWNWEYAGEIDIKQKENEVALIDLTGFNGRCDAIYFNQENIPPPNQGEKLAEWRQSKLGLRPKPEKTKKYDLVVTGGGLAGCAAAIAAAEQGLKVALIHDRPLLGGNASSEIRVHTLGIYGNFERILKMIDTEHYPNGSAEAKLDQEKRDRNVKSYKNIDLHLNWRAYDAVAINQTIQYVDARQTATGERIRFKAPLFIDTTGDGWIGFWAGAEFSYGRESVNTYGEAWDKWGELWSPEEPDNFVMGSSVLWQTVKTNEEQPFPSVPWACEIADGHQAIAGEWYWEFSRNDLHQIEDGEEIRDHLLRAIIGSYSNARQDPENKKYKLEWISYLLGKRESRRLVGDHIFTFKDVVDKVKFPDGVVVEEREIDVHFQQNLEDENQPDFLSKALFFKTDEYYIPLRSLYSKNINNLFMAGRCFSCSHVGLGGPRVMRTTGQMGAAVGFAAAICKKHKVNPRQVYEKHLAEYNQLIESQK; this is encoded by the coding sequence ATGAAAAAACCAACGGCTTACCTATTCTTCTTTTTCTGCTTTTTTTTACCTCAGCTGATTTTCGGACAAAACGATTTTTTATTGGAGGCCGAAAGCTTCCTCGATCAGGGCGGTTGGGTCAATGATCCCCAATTTATCGAACAAATGGGTTCTCCTTATTTGATGGCGCATGGGATGGGAAAACCCGTTAAGTCGGCAAAGACATCGGTTATTATCAAAAAAAAGGGCACCTACCATGTCTGGGCTCGGACCAAAAATTGGGTACCGGGAGACTGGGAAGCCCCCGGGCGGTTTAATTTGAGTGTAAATGACATAGTATTAGAGAACACCCTGGGCTTAAACCCTTCCTGGAATTGGGAATACGCCGGTGAGATTGACATCAAACAAAAGGAAAATGAAGTCGCATTGATTGACCTGACGGGCTTTAATGGAAGGTGTGACGCCATCTATTTCAACCAGGAAAACATTCCACCGCCTAACCAAGGCGAAAAGTTGGCGGAATGGCGCCAAAGCAAGCTTGGCTTGAGACCAAAGCCAGAAAAAACCAAAAAGTACGACCTGGTCGTTACTGGTGGCGGGCTGGCAGGTTGTGCAGCGGCCATCGCGGCGGCAGAACAGGGCCTTAAAGTCGCCTTGATCCACGATCGCCCCCTGCTTGGCGGAAATGCCAGTAGCGAAATTCGCGTCCATACCCTGGGCATCTACGGAAATTTTGAGCGTATCCTTAAAATGATCGATACCGAACATTACCCCAATGGTTCTGCGGAGGCAAAACTGGACCAGGAGAAACGCGACCGCAACGTAAAAAGCTATAAAAACATTGATTTGCACCTCAATTGGCGAGCCTATGACGCCGTTGCCATTAACCAAACGATCCAATATGTTGACGCACGCCAAACGGCTACAGGAGAGCGGATTCGATTTAAGGCCCCCTTGTTTATAGACACCACGGGTGATGGCTGGATTGGATTTTGGGCTGGGGCGGAGTTTTCTTACGGGAGGGAAAGTGTAAACACCTATGGAGAGGCTTGGGATAAATGGGGCGAATTATGGAGCCCAGAGGAGCCTGATAATTTCGTAATGGGGTCTTCCGTTCTTTGGCAAACGGTCAAAACAAATGAAGAACAACCTTTTCCTTCAGTCCCTTGGGCCTGTGAAATAGCCGACGGCCACCAGGCCATTGCAGGTGAATGGTATTGGGAGTTTTCTCGAAATGACCTCCATCAAATTGAGGATGGAGAAGAAATCCGAGACCACCTGCTGCGAGCCATCATTGGCTCCTACTCCAATGCCCGCCAAGACCCCGAAAACAAGAAGTACAAGTTAGAATGGATATCCTATTTGCTTGGTAAAAGAGAATCGCGTCGACTCGTTGGTGATCATATATTTACCTTTAAAGACGTGGTTGACAAGGTTAAATTTCCCGATGGAGTGGTGGTGGAGGAAAGGGAAATTGACGTTCATTTTCAGCAAAACCTGGAAGATGAGAACCAACCCGATTTCCTTTCCAAGGCACTGTTCTTTAAAACCGATGAATATTATATCCCCCTTCGAAGCTTGTATTCCAAGAATATAAACAACCTCTTTATGGCTGGTCGCTGCTTTAGTTGCTCACACGTTGGCTTGGGTGGTCCCAGGGTGATGCGCACAACCGGCCAAATGGGGGCAGCCGTCGGTTTTGCGGCTGCTATTTGCAAAAAACACAAGGTGAACCCCAGGCAGGTATACGAAAAACATTTAGCAGAATATAACCAGCTCATTGAAAGTCAAAAATGA
- a CDS encoding MATE family efflux transporter has protein sequence MSTNASPKSKLTEEILTENVWKLVTRLSLPAIIGMSINGINAFVDGLYVGQFLGQNALAAVSLAFPLMMITNGISAMIGVGASSLLSIAIGAGDVETQKKMFGILTMLSLICSVILSAIGITFAPTLIGFLGGKGEILELGVVYYRIMMIGAFFRIFAVAANMLVRAEGKIKEAMVLSIIAALINIILNPIFIYYLDGGIAGAAWATVVAMGIFSVLGALYYVRGKATYAVSLFDFSLEKRLLKPILSVGVSAMMMQLMFFVQQVIVFKLLAHYGDDGDIAFMGSSYRVLLLILFPSFGFAQALQPVVGINFGAHQYERVKSSFNAFAISSTLLLSFAWLFIMLQPQVCLHWMMPDATFSGNELWDFRMMMLTLPTYPLFFISTTLFQAIGNARVAGFLLIARELILFVPFVVIFPLYFGVSGIYYAGVPVNVLVIIAILFILKKHFRKMLAQ, from the coding sequence ATGTCCACAAATGCCAGTCCTAAAAGTAAACTCACCGAAGAAATTCTGACAGAGAATGTCTGGAAATTGGTAACGAGATTATCATTGCCTGCCATCATTGGCATGTCCATTAATGGCATTAATGCCTTTGTAGATGGACTTTATGTGGGTCAATTTTTAGGACAAAATGCCTTAGCAGCAGTTTCTTTGGCATTCCCGCTAATGATGATCACCAATGGCATTTCGGCTATGATTGGCGTTGGTGCTTCCTCCCTTTTAAGTATTGCTATTGGCGCCGGAGATGTCGAAACCCAAAAGAAAATGTTTGGGATTTTAACCATGTTGTCCCTCATTTGTTCAGTGATCTTATCGGCTATTGGTATTACTTTTGCCCCGACCCTCATAGGTTTTTTGGGCGGGAAGGGAGAAATCCTCGAACTGGGCGTCGTCTACTACCGGATCATGATGATTGGTGCCTTTTTTCGCATTTTTGCTGTAGCGGCCAATATGCTGGTGAGGGCAGAAGGAAAGATCAAAGAAGCCATGGTCCTCTCCATCATTGCTGCCCTAATAAACATCATTCTCAATCCCATTTTCATCTATTACCTGGATGGTGGAATAGCTGGTGCTGCCTGGGCAACGGTAGTAGCCATGGGGATTTTTTCGGTGTTGGGCGCCCTTTATTATGTCCGAGGTAAGGCTACCTATGCCGTGTCATTGTTTGACTTTTCCCTGGAGAAGCGCTTATTGAAACCCATTCTGAGCGTGGGCGTTTCGGCCATGATGATGCAATTAATGTTTTTCGTCCAGCAGGTTATCGTATTTAAGTTGTTGGCCCATTATGGAGATGACGGTGATATTGCTTTTATGGGTAGCTCCTATCGGGTTTTATTGCTGATATTATTCCCTAGTTTTGGGTTTGCCCAAGCCCTCCAGCCCGTAGTGGGCATCAATTTTGGTGCACATCAATACGAGCGGGTCAAATCCTCCTTCAATGCCTTTGCCATCAGTTCTACTTTGCTCTTGTCTTTTGCCTGGTTATTTATCATGTTGCAGCCACAGGTCTGTTTGCATTGGATGATGCCCGATGCGACTTTCTCTGGCAACGAGCTTTGGGATTTTAGAATGATGATGCTAACACTCCCTACTTACCCCTTGTTTTTCATCAGCACGACTCTCTTTCAGGCCATTGGCAATGCGAGGGTAGCGGGCTTTTTATTAATTGCCAGAGAATTGATCCTATTTGTTCCCTTCGTCGTTATATTTCCCCTATACTTTGGGGTTAGTGGTATCTATTATGCAGGGGTTCCTGTTAATGTTTTAGTAATAATCGCTATCCTTTTTATCTTAAAAAAGCATTTCAGAAAAATGCTTGCACAATAA
- a CDS encoding DUF1501 domain-containing protein: MQRRNFLRNAGAIASFPFFLKGMSISALAESSLFDAVNNDSDRVLILVQLNGGNDGLNMLIPMDQYSKLFNARSEIIIPESKILSVAGSSLGFHPKMDGMRDLFQDGKLGIVQSVGYPNHNRSHFRSTEIWTTGSPSEEFWNTGWAGRYLDDSYPGFPQSYPNQDHPDPFAISMGYLVSDTCQGQAANFSLALTDPFGLRPLSESDSTAMDNSLYGMELDFLQSTISQTNSYGIRITDAAESGNNMVTYPDTDLAKQLKNVALLISGGMKTRIYTVNLGGFDTHAMQVDNGDKTEGRHADLLETLSGAIHAFQEDLRLLGIEDRVMGMTFSEFGRQIRSNGSSGSDHGTAAPLLLFGSCVNSQIMGDNPEIPANVEVQEGVPMQYDFRDVYGSILVDWFGMDMGQVGKMLHEDFQYLPLVSCSISAANDLTSAPPIEMDNYPNPFENWTTIRFKTASEWAKLSIFDAMGNELRVLTNQKLMEGEHEIRFDAGDLPAGNYYYRLLLKDRQRTKPMVKVR; this comes from the coding sequence ATGCAAAGAAGAAATTTTCTAAGAAATGCAGGCGCTATTGCCTCTTTCCCCTTCTTTTTAAAGGGCATGAGTATTTCTGCCCTGGCAGAATCGTCGCTGTTTGATGCCGTCAATAATGACTCCGACCGAGTCCTCATCCTCGTTCAATTGAACGGAGGAAATGATGGACTGAATATGCTGATACCTATGGATCAGTACAGCAAATTATTCAATGCCCGAAGTGAAATCATCATTCCAGAATCCAAAATATTAAGTGTAGCGGGTAGTAGCTTGGGCTTTCATCCCAAAATGGATGGTATGAGGGATTTATTCCAAGATGGCAAACTAGGCATTGTACAAAGCGTTGGATATCCAAATCATAACCGATCACATTTTCGGTCTACCGAAATCTGGACTACAGGATCTCCCAGTGAAGAATTCTGGAATACCGGCTGGGCAGGTCGCTATCTGGATGACTCCTATCCCGGCTTTCCCCAAAGTTACCCCAACCAAGATCATCCCGATCCCTTTGCCATCTCGATGGGTTACCTTGTCTCCGATACTTGTCAGGGCCAGGCAGCCAATTTCAGCCTTGCACTTACTGATCCATTTGGCTTGCGACCTTTGTCTGAAAGCGATTCTACCGCAATGGATAATAGTTTGTACGGCATGGAATTAGATTTTTTACAATCGACTATCTCCCAAACCAATTCCTATGGCATCCGAATAACCGATGCAGCGGAAAGCGGGAATAATATGGTAACATACCCCGATACGGATTTGGCAAAGCAGCTTAAAAATGTGGCCTTACTCATTTCGGGAGGAATGAAAACCAGGATATATACGGTAAACCTGGGAGGCTTCGATACCCACGCTATGCAGGTCGACAATGGAGATAAAACCGAAGGGAGACATGCTGATCTCTTGGAAACGCTCTCCGGAGCCATCCATGCATTTCAGGAGGATCTTCGGCTTTTAGGTATAGAAGACAGGGTTATGGGCATGACCTTCTCCGAATTTGGACGACAGATTCGCTCTAATGGGAGCAGCGGATCTGACCACGGCACTGCCGCACCGCTGCTTTTATTCGGAAGTTGCGTTAATAGCCAAATCATGGGTGATAATCCCGAGATTCCTGCCAATGTGGAGGTGCAAGAAGGGGTTCCTATGCAATATGATTTCAGGGATGTCTATGGATCTATCCTGGTCGACTGGTTCGGCATGGACATGGGGCAGGTAGGGAAAATGTTACATGAAGATTTTCAATATTTACCTTTGGTCAGTTGTTCCATCAGCGCTGCCAATGACCTCACTAGCGCGCCCCCCATCGAAATGGATAACTATCCCAACCCTTTCGAAAACTGGACGACCATACGTTTCAAAACGGCAAGTGAATGGGCTAAACTAAGCATTTTTGATGCAATGGGAAATGAACTGCGGGTGCTCACCAATCAAAAATTGATGGAAGGTGAGCATGAAATCCGATTTGATGCAGGCGATCTACCTGCCGGAAACTACTACTATCGATTGTTGTTGAAAGATCGGCAACGGACGAAGCCGATGGTAAAGGTGAGATAG